The Lycium ferocissimum isolate CSIRO_LF1 chromosome 8, AGI_CSIRO_Lferr_CH_V1, whole genome shotgun sequence DNA segment CATTTTCTGGTATCTTTAAATTCTAGCTCATTTACATGTAATgcaaaagtttattttttgtatGTATCGATTCAAGTTCGTTTGGATACTGTAGAAAATTCACCTCAATCTTAAACTAGTTGGTGTTCGGCTATATAATCCTCAATTCCTCTTCCTCCAATTTGGACCTTTTCAGTTTACCACTCAGTAATTTGTTATTAAGATAAATTAGGAGTTTAGGAGTAGGGAAAATTATGCTCTATGTCTTAcggggagaaaatatttacgtcAAGatcatattttgagtttgttaccggtttagcccatatttgtatataaacaccttttatacaaggttgatacattatgtataatgctttccccCAGGTATAGTGTTGTATActattgtgttatgttgtataAATTGAAAATATGGCTACATGGCGCGGTATTTTATGTTGGgctatatatttttgaaaatttcccggGGTTGGAAAAATTACTAAATTAAAGTTCATTTGTATGTTATGCAAAATTTTCTCTACAGAGTCTACGATTATATGATGTTGATAGCTCTAAGCTTCGAATGGAAGCTCCCGGGGAAGCTGCACTCCTTGATTGCTGTTTCGAGAACGAAAGAGTGTGCTTTAGTGCTGCTTCTGATGGTTCAGTTAACAGGTTTCTGGTCCTGGTTTCTATTTGGGTAGTTTTTTCTCTTGGCAAATGTTATTTTATCAACTGCCCCCTGCACTAAGAGCTCATAGTGCACGGCTTAAGCCCTTGCATTGTGTACTGCATGAACTAAAACAGAAAACATTTCGTGTGACAAAAGAAagcgaaaaagaaaaaggaaaagaagaggcTTATGTGCTGAGCTTAGAGTTACAAACattttttctcatgtttcctgGTACACTCTCTGGGGGTTGCATTGAATGTCTTATCATCTCAACTTGAaggtttttttttggtttgttgtTCTTCCTAGGTATGATTTGGATTCAGGTATTAAAGTGTCTGTGGGAAATCATGATGATTTAGCAACCTGTGTTGAGTATTCTACCGAAACATGTAAGATATTGATACCTCTGTTAATTCAATACAGTGACTTTCTTAACTTGTTCATTAAATATTGCCTTGGAGAAAGACGTAACTCATGTTATTATTCAAAGCTAATGGATTTTCCATAAGCTAATTGACGTACAAGCACAAGAATTCTATTAATACATATTCCTAAAGCAGAGGATCTATTAATCAGTTTCTTAGTTGGACAATTTGGTTTATTTGGATATATGTTCAACATAATGTGGCAAAATGGAGAGGACCAAAACGTCACTGATTTGCTCACAAGTTTAATGCTCTAAAGCGGTAGTTATTGGCTCAAGTTTCTCTCTTTaagtttcttttctttatttgtagGTCAAATAATTACTGCTGGTTGggataaaaagataaatttctGGGATGCTCGTTCAGCACAACCTCATGGATGCTTGAACAGCTTAGTATCAGAGGTGGAGTCAATGTCACTATCTGGATTAAATTTGATGGTTGCTGCTGGGTCCTCAGTTAATATATATGACCTACGAAGTTTTAAGACATCAGTTCACACGAAAGGCGTCAAAGTAAAATGTATACGACCAATTTTTAATCCTAAAGGTACCAAATTTCTAATATCAACTATGTTGTGCTTCCAAGGCCCCCATCACACCCCTTCATCccattgaaagaaaaaggaaaagaatacaAAATGTTTAAGTCTCTTCTTGAAAGTTGAAGACCAGTTCTATTTGAATATCTCTATCATGCATGTAATGTAAGTACTTCACTATGGATGGAGTAGTCAATGACTTGCTTGAGGAGCAGTTAAGCTTGAAACTAGGCTGTTCGCTTTACCCCACTTAAGCGGCGGTCCAGTGTAGTATGTATGTTTATCTTCCCCTCCAATTGCACCTTTCTCCATTAAAGCCGAAGTCTATTGGGGATTTAAGCTCGAAGTGCTAATAAAGCATGACTGCAGAAGGGAcccatcaacaaaataaaagactgcagcaacaacaacaacatatccagtgtaatcccacaagtggtgTATGGGttgggtaggatgtacgcagaccttacccctacctccgtggggtagagaggctgtttccggaagGGTATAATTATGTTGAGTTTTCAGTCTTTTGCATTATCCATCTTATATTGGCTAGAAAACaggcaaaaatatttttccatagCATGTTTCTATCTCCTGCTTATATTTTATCTTACCATTATTCCAATTAATTCATAAACTTCCTTCTGGATAACCTCTTTGTGCAGGATTTGTTGTTGGATCAATTGATGGGCGAGTTCTTCTGGAGTACATCTGCAGATCCAGCTCAAACGAGGGGTCAGTAAAAGTTTGTATActgtttttttgtttgaaaagatGGAAGTTTGTAGTATATCAGACTACTGTATGGTGATTCCGTCCAGATTAATCAAACCATTCTAGGCACATTTTAGGTTCAAACGTAAGCAGTCGAGTTCATGTATCAGGTTAGTGTGAGCTGATAATTTTTCAGGAGATGGTGTCTAGTTGGCTTTCAAATGCCACGACAACAGATTCCTTGACTTTATTGTAAAAGAAACTGTGCAAAAGAGCAAAGAATTCCTGGCATTCACCTAGCATCACAAATTTACTTCTGCTTATTTTGTTTGTATGATTGTAAGAAAACCGTCAAATTCTCCATATTGTGCTTTCACTTGCTGTGGGAATTGTCTCTAGCTGGTATAATGCTGGTAAAAGATCTATCTTTTGGACATAATATAGGATCTATCACATACTCAATTAACAAACAGAACTACATGACAAAGCACTAACTATAAGatgctgcttttttttttttttttttttttttggagaaaggTAACAGCTAGCTAGAAGATACGGTTGTAATCCATTTTAACCTGTCAATGGCTCAATACATTTCCATAAAAAGCACAAAAGCTTTAGTTTCACCAAATGCCACGGAAACACCTTTTTTCCTGTATATATGAACTGGTACCTCTTGAACCTGCAAGGGACTTGCTCTGCTCCATCTCCCTGTCATAGCATCCACTTTCAGAATAAATGTTGGTGAATTCTTGAGATTAGCATATCCTTTAAGCATGTAAAACAACTGCTCCCTCCGTAACAATTTATGTGATGGTGCTCGATTGGGCACGGAGGTTAGGAatgaaaggaaaacttttgaagCTTGTGTTCTAAAACAAACCATATATATTTTTGCGGctataaattatctcattaagggtaaatttgtagtttaaagttaaattgactaaaatagaaaggtatcattctttttgggactgactaaaaGGGAAAGAATGTCACATAAGTTGGGACGGAGGGAGATTAGAGTTGGTATTAGAATTGTGATAAATCGAAATTCTAAattatctcattaagggtaaatctgtagtttaaagttaaattgactaaaatagaaaggtatcattctttttgggactgactaaaagggaaagagtgtcacataagTTGGGACGGAGGGAGGAATAATTTCCTCATAGCTTAAGAATGATCTCATCCGAAGTGCAATTCACTATGTAAGAGACGTAAGTAGAAGTTCGATGTTGCTGCTTATACCAAGCAAATCATTATTGTTTAGCCCTTTTTTAAGTTTGAGCGACTGTTTctaatcttccaagttccacCATGGAAAATTGTTTAGCATTCTAGAAAAGACAAGTGGTACAGGAAGGATGGCGATTATGAATATTAGTAGAGAACTTAGAAGACATGGAAAAGTCTGAAAGCGCCTCATTTTAGTTCCTTGTATTAGTGAACAGCAGGCCAACGGAAGATGATTCTGGCTTCTTATCTTTAATTTAGATCAAAAGAAGCACTTGTTGAAAATCAAATCtgataaaaacaaaagaaagatcaaCAACTAATCAAGGCAAATTATAGAATCTAATAGAAACAGCAGGAATTGTCTTTCCTCGAGCCTTGTATCTTTTGGTTTAAACCTTCATATTTCCAGAATTATTTTACACTCGTCCATTTTGGTTTATGGTAGGGTTGTACGTTGGTGAAACTATTGACTTTTCTTTGAGTGACAAATTCAGACATTctataaaagaatgaaaatgtTGAGCAACTGATTTCTCAGTACATGGTTACTATGGACCTCTCATTTTAAAAACTCTCCCTTTTATAGATCTCTTAAATAATTTGTTCTACTTTTGCAGGTATGCATTTAGATGTCATCCAAAGGTTAAAGACGGGAGGCGTCATCTTGTAACAGTTAACGACATTGCGTTTAACCCATCGTATGTGATTTTCCAGTTTCAGTCTTCTGTTATTGTTATAATAGTAGTTATATTCATAGTAACTTTTCCTTTCCCAGCGTTATTGGTTCATTTGTTACTGGTGACAATGATGGAAATGCCACCTTGTGGGATGCTCGGGGAAGGAAACGGATATTTGAGGTACTCTTGTTTGTTTGTCAATCAGATATTGCATAAGTTCCGCAAAAGtgataatatatttatgaactTAAAATTGCAGATTTGATATCACTTGGTTGACGTCATAGTGTTGAAAGAAATCTTGTGCTTTTGAAGTTCTCTGAACAAATATTTTGTCCTTACATGAGTAACATTGCAAAGTAAAACTTGTCAGTTGATGCCTAAATCCATTTTTATCACACATTCCACTTTAGCTACTACTTCTGTTGCTGTATCACTGTTTGCTTGTTTCAACAAATTCATGGATCTCAGTCAATTTGTACGGTGTTTCTTTCTTTAGATGTCAAGATATCCCAACAGTGTCGTCTCTCTATCATATAGCCATGATGGATTACTTTTAGCAGTCGCATCCAGTTATTCATACCAAGAAGCTAATGAAATGTAAGGAAAACTTGTTtaatcattttcttattttgtgaAAATTGGGTATGTTTTTCCTCATCCTCCCTTGTATAACCCCTTTAATATGTTCGATTGCCTTTGACAGAGAAGAGCCATCgcagatatttatacatgaaatgGGGAACTGTGATCTCACATCACCTTCTTCTTCTGGAGCCTCAAACAAAAAATGACTGCTAATACACAACTCAGGTTTTGGTTGTTGCTCGTCTTTCCTTTTGTAAGTCATCTTGTTTACTAGAGTTGTAGTTACCAACCCTTTGTAACATTTGGTTGCTGATAAAAAAATTCGCTTTCCCTCATTAGTTTCTAGTTCAAGCTGACTCTTAACCAGCAAATTTCGCTGGTACCTGTGCACAAGGAGGCTTTCTGCTCTCACCTTCACTGATGGCTAGGTGACCCTTACGGAGATAAGGCAAGGACTCAACAGAAAATTGGACGCGAGAATGTAGAATCTTCACACTTCTGTAATGTCATCTGCAGCTGATGTATCGTTGTCTAGTATATTGTTTGCTTAGTGGAATGTATTTCTGAATTTAATTGTTGATCAGCCGAGAAAGTAAGTGCTCATGCCAAAATCTTCTGTCAAATTGATTGACTTGAGATGGATCTTTATAGGTTTTAGCTCATACAAATTTTGATCTTATAAATTAGCTAGGTAGAGTAACCcatattttcctttcttcaagAATCATATGTTGGGTTCCTTCTTTGAGGTATGCATCCAAAGGAAAACCTTGAAGAGATTGATTGACATATTTCTTAAATTAGAggcctttttttccttttatttttcttcaaaattgtcagtattgtgatttgattattttttaagattatttCACCTGCGTaccaatcaaaagaaaaaaaagtatatcACCTACGAAATAGGGAGGAAATAGGAGTGTTGGTTATCTGATCTCGCAAAATGCGACACATTTTTGACTTCATAGTTTTTAATTTGGTGTTTTTTGCCTTTGTTCTTTCACTTGGATATTGACACTCCTAATACTAGGATACCTGCACGGAATTTTTTTATCAACCAACCATAGTTAATTATGCACATTCCAGCCCCATTTTCATGACTAATCATGGTAAACTAATGTAGTTTGATGTAAACACTGGATACTAGTACTTTTACTCAGCACCCTTGCGGAGTAAATCGTGGAGcttttttgtcaaaattttccttTCGAGGCATAACTACCTGGTAGAGAATTAATAATAAGAGGTAAAAATCACAGTTTTAGCTGGAGGTCAATGAAGTCAAGCAACATTGTGAAGACAAGATTAATCTTATATTTGACATTTATTATGGTGGGAAAATgcaaagcaaaagaaaaattaagcAACCAGTTTTGAGTATTCTTTGAAACATGTAAGAAGACATCGGTAATCCTGAAAATTCAGCATTGAGGATTGTAAAATTGTAACGATGTTTGGTATTTGTAGACATATTCTACAGCTAATGGATTTTCGATAAGCTAATTGTTGTACTAAGTACAAGCCAACCACAACAACATTGTAAGGAATTCTGATTAATCACCAAaaacttttgaagaaaaatctgAGAAAGCAATCACAAAAATAATACTACCAAGAAAGGTTGCCCCCAGGgctttggtctagtggtaagagcACAATACGTGATGTGTGGGTTAGGCGCACGTCATGAGTTCGAATCCTACCCTAGACAAAAGTTTGGtgtttaagtggagaagggtagaggggCGGGCccattatccttttttttttttttttgtaaaataaacaataataagaaatTGAGAAGCACTTTTTTACGAAGAAACGGGAAACAAGAACATCAATAATAAGAGAGTGAAAGAAACTTTTGGGACATAGGGTACTAAAGCTAGCTCAAAAAGTGTAGTGAAAGACAACAAATAAATTACAATCTCTCACAGCACAATGGAGGAAATTGGAACACAAAATTAATGAATgatagaaaccaaaaaattaagggaaaattaCATAAGTTGCCACCTAAACTTGTCCCAAAAATAGCTTTTCGGACAATATTTATTGTCAAGCATTACATGTGTTGACCTGAGTTGTAATCTTTGTTTTTCGTTTGTTCTCTATTTGTAGGCCCAAGGCTAAAGATtttacacttaaaaaaaaatcacagcTGGCTCATAAAATAAGGATAACTACCTTGTCTAGTGACACTTCAACTATTGATTCCTACTAACTTTGTCTACTGACACTCCAACTGATTGATTCCTCCTAACTTTTCTATTCACATTTCAACTATATAATGACTcctcaacattttttttgtagttCATGAATAAACCACACATCTTTCAAAGTTACTCATCTTATGTCCTTTCAGATTCAATATTTTTTGCTATAGTAGAAGATGAGAAATTGGAACTTTCTTTGGTTTCTTTACTTTGCTTTCATTTTGAGAATTGAAGCCACAAAATTTTATAGTACTGATCAACACCCTGAAAGACTATCAGGAAGTGCTGGTGATGTGCTGGAGGATGACCCTATAGGAAGGTTAAAAGTTTTTGTATATGAGCTTCCCAgcaaatataacaaaaaaacCGTGCAGAGAGACCCGCGATGCCTCAATCACATGTTTGCTGCCGAGATATATATGCATCATTTTCTGTTATCCAGCCTTGTTCGAACCCTTAATCCAGAGGAGGCGGATTGGTTTTACACTCCAGTTTACACAACTTGTGAGTACTTGACACCACATGGTCATCCTTTACCTTTCAATTCACCGCGTATGATGAGAAGCGCGATTCATCTTATTGCTTCTAGCTGGCCATACTGGAACCGGACACAAGGCGCTGATCACTTCTTCATTGTACCACATGATTTTGGTGCATGTTTCCACTTTCAAGAAGAGAAAGCTATTAAAAGAGGAATTCTCCCGTTGCTCGAGCGTGCTACCTTGGTTCAAACTTTTGGCCAACGGAATCATGTTTGTTTGAAGGACGGCTCAATAACTATTCCTCCGTATGCTCCTCCACAGAAAATGCAATCCCACTTGATCCCTCCTGATACTCCAAGATCCATCTTTGTTTATTTCCGAGGCTTGTTTTATGACAGTAGAAATGATCCTGAAGGTGGGTACTATGCAAGAGGTGCTCGAGCAGCAGTTTGGGAGAACTTTAAGGACAATCCTCTCTTTGACATTTCTACTGATCATCCAACTACTTACTACGAAGACATGCAGCGAGCTATCTTTTGTTTGTGCCCTCTTGGATGGGCTCCATGGAGTCCGAGATTGGTTGAAGCTGTTGTATTCGGATGCATCCCCGTAATAATAGCAGATGACATTGTCTTGCCATTTGCTGATGCGATTCCATGGGAAGATATTGGATTGTTCATAGCGGAGAAGGATGTTCCATATTTGGATAACATTCTTACTTCTGTTCCACCACAAGAAATATTGAGGAAGCAGAGATTACTTGCAAATCCTTCAATGAAACAGGCAATGTTATTTCTACAACCTGCTCAACCAGGTGATGCTTTCCACCAAATCTTGAATGGACTTGCTCGTAAATTACCCCATCGTCATAAGACCATATACGGAAACAACAACGTTTTAAACTGGACTGTTGGTCCAGTTGGTGATCTAAAACCTTGGTAGGATCGAGCTGCACCTCCAGATTTACTCATTTTTCCCCTTGATTTGTTGACTTCCTTTTCTGCTAataatgtttatttatttattctatgTAAATTTATACAATGAAGATATAGTTTTGGGCATTAAATGATATTATGACATACATGATAATTTGAAAAACAATGGCACAGAAATGTGAAAAAGAGATTTGAGGCAAGGCTCCTATCCAGTTTTCATATCACATTTTGAGACCTAACCGTTTTACTCATCAAGGGTTAAGTTTTCATAGATTAATCCATCTCTATTAGGGCCAGCTAAGAGCAATAAAGGAAGAATACTAATTTGATATGGATTTGGTTTTACCAGTGAGCAGCCGAGGTAGAAGAAACTCAAAAACTAGTCACATCATGATAAAGAGGAAATCAAGCACGTAACAAAGTTAACAATGGACAATAATCAAAATCATGTCAAAGACCTTGATATTGACAGATGGAAACACCTTGCATTTTCAATATCCATTACCATACACAATCTCAATCCATAAAAGTATAGAAAGCACTAAAACCAGTTGCAGAATAACCATAAGTGATACCACCAGTTATTCAACTAATACATCATAAAACTTAAAGTCTTCTTGGTCGTCCCAATTGCTTCAGCTGATAAGCTCCTTAATATCTGTGaaggaaataaataaattagtctTGTAACTAACagttaaaacaaaaatatgatCATTTAGCTTAACTTCACGGCACAACTGACACTATCACAATTCGGTTTGAAATAATGTTGCTTATTCTTTATCATAAGGTATATTCAGATTTCTTGAAGGAGTGGACTATAAAGATGGAACATCAGCATTTCAGCTTTCAACCATCAATGCCTTgccttgaattgaatatatgaaGCTAATTAATTTGGAATGTCgacattaaaaattattaacaatGTATCTGATTAGTAAAGCTGCACGCATCATCAAGTTAATAGTGAAGAGTAAATGAGTGAAAAGAAGTTTTCAGCTAGTGTATAAAGAAGCATGTTAATTTCAGTTGCACTGAATCAATGGTGTACCTGATAATCAATTTGAGGGTTGAGATGTTATTGTTCTACTTGCGGATAAAGATCTCGAAACCAGAAGTTCCTGACATATCAATTAATGTTCCCTTGACAGCCTCGGCTGACACAGCAAGTGCTTTATCGCATGATATTATCTCAACTGATTTTAAGTAGGAGGGATCCACAAAACGTGAAGGGATCACCTTAAGATATCGACATCTTTCAAGTACCAAGTGTTCAAGGGATGGAAAGGCATCACCGGAGGCATGCCATTCTGAAAAAGAAGGATCTTCTAGTTTCAAGAATTTGAGTTGAAGGAAGTGCTCATCATTCACTTTCCATATGTTAGAACTAATAGTAACTCCTAGCAGCTTTAGTACCTCAAGTTCTAGAAGAGTTGCAACTTTAGTAAGATCTATGTGAAAATTGGACACTGTCAACTGCTTCAATTTTGAAGGGAACTTCAACTGATTGGTCAAGGTCAATCTAGTACCGGAAGAAATCTTGAGCATTTCAAGCTCTGTAAGATTGCCAAATGCAGGGAACGATCCatcaaatttcaaaactttacaTCTCAGTTTCTGAAGATTTGGTGTCTTTGCTGAGATCTTGTCGGCATTGTCCACACAAGAAAAACATGGAGAGGAAATAGTTTGCAGAGCATTCATTGTCGAGGGGCTTTCTGAGAGTTCTTGTCCACTATCCAAAGTGAAGAATACTTGATCATATATGTGCAAATGCCGCAATTTAACCATCTTCCAAATTGTATTTGGTAATGATACTCGTCCTCTAATTCCTTGAACTATCAAAATTTCAAGGTTCCAAAGATGGGCTGGGAGAGATATTGCATCTTCAGCAGTCCGAAAAGCAAGATACTTTAAAAGAGTTAATTCTTGAGGGAAAGAATCAATTATTGTGAGTTCAATATCTAACACCCTCAGAAACTTGAACCTTCTAAAAGTGTATGATGCATGGTCCATTGAAGAGAATGCAAAATTTCTAGCCTCCCTGAATTGAAACGATTTCACATGTGAGAAAGAAGAACACCATTTCTGAAGATTATCGCACTGAGAATGAAGGGATAATCGTGGAGTCCTGTACTTTGAAGGGAACACATGAGACATATCAACTCCTTTGTCCCTGTCAGTGGAGAAATTGGTACAATGAGAGTAAGTTTAAAAAGATGAATCGAtgcaagaaaaatattaaaggttttaattaccattttatcCTTTCTGAGAAGTTGTTCAACTTGGCTTTCTTCGTGCAAAATTCAAACAACAGATCATCAACGCGGCATGTCTTAATCGTACCATCAAAACTCTTTTTAGCCACTATCACCAGGTTTCTCCCAACAAGATTCTCCAGGTAATCTTTTGCCACAACCTCCAAAAGCTTTTCCGTACGAGTTGTAACAAAACCTTCGGATATCCACAACCATGTTAACTTTGAGACTTGTATCTCTTTGTCCTCTGAAAATAATCCAAAATATAGGAAACATGGTTTCAAATGATCTGGTAAATTCTGATAACTAAGATCTATAGTGTAATCCGACAGAGTCCCAATATGTTGAGCTAAATTTGTCATCACTTGCTCCCAACACTGTTCTTCTTTCTCCATTCTTGTAAGAATACCTGCAACAAGAATGATTGAAAGAGGTAGCCCACAACACTTTTGTGCTATTTTTTTGCCAACATTTTGTAAGTCAGGGGGGCATCTTTCTTCATTGAACACCTTATTCTTTAATAAGGTCCAACTTTTTTCACTGGACAACGGTAGTAGCTCAAAGGGATCACTATAAATTTTAGCGTCAGATGCAACATCACGTTGCCGAGATGTCAGGATAATTCTACTACCGCCGTTGTCATGTTGGAAGCATGACCATAAATCCTTCCATGCACTAGTATGccagatatcatcaatgaagataAGGTATCTCCTGCGTAACAATTTTTGCTTAAGCTTATCTGCTAATGCATTTTCAGCCTCTTCATCAAGTTTAGCATTCTTACCAATAAGATCACCTAGAATGGTTAATAACATGTCCTTTCGTGTATATTCTTGTGAAACACACACTTGGGCGCGGATATCAAAATGAGATACAACTGACTGATCAAGGTATAGTTTGTTTGCCAGAGTAGTCTTTCTCACTCCAGGCATCCCAAAAATTGAGATCACATCAAGGTTTGAAGATCCTCCAGTGAGTTTGCCTCTTAGTTCATTCATCACATCCATAAGGCCCACCGTTCCTTCGTTCATGTCAGGATTCTTAGCAAATTGTGAAGAAGTATGTGCAGGGGGATCATCTTTGGTATTTGGCAATACATTCTCGTCTTGAATTTCTGCTACTTCTGCCATAAGCAATCTAATATCTTCTTCAATGTGCAAAATCCAGACAAAAAGACAGCAGTctggaatatttttttatttacaagcatcatatatatgttctaCCTCATATGCCAAACCAATTACATCTGCGGCAAAATGTTGAAGTTCGTCTTGCTTTTCTACATCAGCTTGGAAGCACTTGAGTTCATTCTGAATTGTCCGAATTTGGCTCTGGACTGAAACAATTGAATCTGAATAGAAGCTCAGAAGCCCCTTTAGGTTGTCAAAACTGAAATCCGTAGTGTCCAATCCATCAGTCCTAGTTAAGTTGGTCTGTAGGAAAAATGACTTTCGAGTGATGAGGTAGATCACTGCTTGGATACTCTGAATATTGCCAGAGAAATCAAGAGCTAGTGCTTGGTATGTCTCACCCACATCTGTTAATGAGCAAACCAGAATCCCTGCATCAACAATCGCAGAGTTGATATGTTGAAGATGAAATAAAAAGACCTTTAGTGGTAGATTGATGAGATTGGCTCTCAAGATGTTGAGCATCTCCTGAAGGGGTTCCTTTCTTGCTAtgaacaaaaacaacaacaacaacaacaacccagtgaaatccccaCATCgtggggtctgaggagggtacacttgtagagtgtacgcagaccttactcctaccaaggtaggacggctgtttccgaaagaccctcggctcaatttCTATGAAATTACTAGAAATTGTTAGCTCTTCCAAATTGTGCAGAAGAGCGTCCacaaatccaacatcacaatcaACTATATGCTTTATTTGGAAAACGGGATACCATTGCAACTGTACTAACTTTACAGCTTGCAGAACTCCAATATAGATCTTACAGACGCTTCGCTCGGTCTGAATCCTCTCACGTTGGAGTTCTGAAAACAAAGAGTTAATTTCTTCACCAAGCGAGTCACCACATTCTTTGAAGCTTGGCAAATACAACCAAGCAAGCATTGTTTTATGCCATGCCACCTCTAAAATGTGATTGAAAGAATTAAGTTGGCTCTGAGGCTCTATCCATCTGTCTGAAACAAAGTAGACAAAGCTTTTAAGGAAATTCAACTCCTCTAAAGCCTTCTTTATTTGACCCTTCAAGGGTTCCTCAACACAAAGTGGTGATCTTGGATCCTTAACTTTCAGCAAATCACTGAGGTTCTCTGACACTGGATCAATGAATTTCATTACCAAATTGAGAATAACAATACCATCCTTGTTGGCTAAAAGTCGAAAAGATACTTCGCCAAAGGAATATCTTGTTCTTCTGATTTTTGATTTCGTATTCCAAAACTTATATTGCAAGTCGGACAATAACTTACGGCTACGATGACATTCTTGTCTTTCTTGGATGAACTCAAAGGTACGGATACGAAAATATTCTCATATGCGAAAGAGATCATTTGCAGCAACTTGAAACAGATCTCGGGCTCCTTTTACGACATGTGGTTCATCTTTGGAGCTACGGAAGTTGAGAAT contains these protein-coding regions:
- the LOC132067883 gene encoding mitotic checkpoint protein BUB3.3 isoform X1, with protein sequence MNTFSLNLENPIQDAISRIRFAPSSNNLLVSSWDSSLRLYDVDSSKLRMEAPGEAALLDCCFENERVCFSAASDGSVNRYDLDSGIKVSVGNHDDLATCVEYSTETCQIITAGWDKKINFWDARSAQPHGCLNSLVSEVESMSLSGLNLMVAAGSSVNIYDLRSFKTSVHTKGVKVKCIRPIFNPKGFVVGSIDGRVLLEYICRSSSNEGYAFRCHPKVKDGRRHLVTVNDIAFNPSVIGSFVTGDNDGNATLWDARGRKRIFEMSRYPNSVVSLSYSHDGLLLAVASSYSYQEANEIEEPSQIFIHEMGNCDLTSPSSSGASNKK
- the LOC132067883 gene encoding mitotic checkpoint protein BUB3.3 isoform X2; translation: MNTFSLNLENPIQDAISRIRFAPSSNNLLVSSWDSSLRLYDVDSSKLRMEAPGEAALLDCCFENERVCFSAASDGSVNRYDLDSGIKVSVGNHDDLATCVEYSTETCQIITAGWDKKINFWDARSAQPHGCLNSLVSEVESMSLSGLNLMVAAGSSVNIYDLRSFKTSVHTKGVKVKCIRPIFNPKGFVVGSIDGRVLLEYICRSSSNEGYAFRCHPKVKDGRRHLVTVNDIAFNPSVIGSFVTGDNDGNATLWDARGRKRIFELLLLLLYHCLLVSTNSWISVNLYGVSFFRCQDIPTVSSLYHIAMMDYF
- the LOC132067883 gene encoding mitotic checkpoint protein BUB3.3 isoform X3 is translated as MMLIALSFEWKLPGKLHSLIAVSRTKECALVLLLMVQLTGFWSWFLFGYDLDSGIKVSVGNHDDLATCVEYSTETCQIITAGWDKKINFWDARSAQPHGCLNSLVSEVESMSLSGLNLMVAAGSSVNIYDLRSFKTSVHTKGVKVKCIRPIFNPKGFVVGSIDGRVLLEYICRSSSNEGYAFRCHPKVKDGRRHLVTVNDIAFNPSVIGSFVTGDNDGNATLWDARGRKRIFEMSRYPNSVVSLSYSHDGLLLAVASSYSYQEANEIEEPSQIFIHEMGNCDLTSPSSSGASNKK
- the LOC132067883 gene encoding mitotic checkpoint protein BUB3.3 isoform X4, which gives rise to MEAPGEAALLDCCFENERVCFSAASDGSVNRYDLDSGIKVSVGNHDDLATCVEYSTETCQIITAGWDKKINFWDARSAQPHGCLNSLVSEVESMSLSGLNLMVAAGSSVNIYDLRSFKTSVHTKGVKVKCIRPIFNPKGFVVGSIDGRVLLEYICRSSSNEGYAFRCHPKVKDGRRHLVTVNDIAFNPSVIGSFVTGDNDGNATLWDARGRKRIFEMSRYPNSVVSLSYSHDGLLLAVASSYSYQEANEIEEPSQIFIHEMGNCDLTSPSSSGASNKK
- the LOC132066812 gene encoding probable beta-1,4-xylosyltransferase IRX10L codes for the protein MRNWNFLWFLYFAFILRIEATKFYSTDQHPERLSGSAGDVLEDDPIGRLKVFVYELPSKYNKKTVQRDPRCLNHMFAAEIYMHHFLLSSLVRTLNPEEADWFYTPVYTTCEYLTPHGHPLPFNSPRMMRSAIHLIASSWPYWNRTQGADHFFIVPHDFGACFHFQEEKAIKRGILPLLERATLVQTFGQRNHVCLKDGSITIPPYAPPQKMQSHLIPPDTPRSIFVYFRGLFYDSRNDPEGGYYARGARAAVWENFKDNPLFDISTDHPTTYYEDMQRAIFCLCPLGWAPWSPRLVEAVVFGCIPVIIADDIVLPFADAIPWEDIGLFIAEKDVPYLDNILTSVPPQEILRKQRLLANPSMKQAMLFLQPAQPGDAFHQILNGLARKLPHRHKTIYGNNNVLNWTVGPVGDLKPW